DNA sequence from the Halorussus sp. MSC15.2 genome:
ATCGAACGCGAAGGCGACGAGGTCGTCGCCACGGTCGAGTTCGAGTCCGCGGACCCCGAGCAGGCCGCCGAGGACGCGCTGGCGATAGCCGAGTTCGTGGAAGGGACGTGGGTGCAGGGAATCATCCCCGGGTACGAGTATCGGGAACCGGCCGCGGGCCTGCGCGAGCGCGCCCAGCAGAACTACAACGAGAACGGAGTGGAAGGGGCGGACGGCGCGGGCGGACCCGGTAGCGCGAGTGGGTCGGGCGACGCGGGCGGACCGCCGCGTTAGTCCATCGCGATGTAGGTCTGGGTCCCCTCGACACCCTCGATGCTCTGAATCCCGTTGGCCGCGATTCCCTTCACGTCGGCGGGCGAGTCCACGTCGAGTTTGGCGATGATGTCCACGTCGCCCGCGACGATGTGGGCGTCTACCACGCCGTCGAGGTCGAGAATCGAGTTCTTGAGCCTGTCGGCCTCGCCGGTGTTCGCCTTGACCATGACGTACGCGGTGACCACGTCAGCTCCCCCCTCTCATGGCTTGGGCGCTCGCTCTACTGGCGTCGCCGACCAGAATCCGGCGCACGTCCTCTAACACGTCGAAGTCGGCCAGCACCGCCACCCGGTCGCCTGCCGCCAACGAGTCGTCCGGGAGCGGAATTCCCATCGGTTCGTCGGCCTTCCCGAACGCCAGAATCCGCGAGTCGGCCGGAATCGAGAGTTCGCTGATGGAGTAGCCCTCGACCGGCGAGTCGTCGGTGATGGTGAGTTCCACCACCTGCAGGTTGTGGGCGATGTCGGCGATGGCGCGGATGTTCCCGCCGAGGAGCGCGTTCTTCGCGCCGATGGCTCCGAGTCGCTCGGGGTAGACCACCTCGTCCACGTCGCTGGCGAACTTCCGGTAGATGTCCTCGCGGTAGTCCTCGTCGATGCGCAGGACGGTCCGACAGCCGTAGTGCTTGGCGACCATGCACGCCGCGAAGTTGACGTTGAGGTCGCCCGTGAGCGCACCGACGGCGTCGGCGGACTCGAGGTCGGCCCGATTCAGCGTCTCCTCGCGGCCGCCGTCGCCCTCGACGACCTCGAAGTCGTCGTTGCGAGCGCGCTCGACCTTGTTGGCGTCGCGCTCGACCAGCGTAACCTCGTGGCCCTCCTCTCGCAGGACGCGGGCCGTGCGAAGTCCGACCCGCCCCGACCCAATGATAACGAATCGCATGGTAACGCTTACGCGGCACTACCTGAATAAGTTTTCTCCACCCCAAAGGTTTTTCTCGCATGGTACTATATCACACAGTGCGATGGTTCACGCGTTTATAATGGTGAAAACGGCCGCTGGACGCTCCGAGGACGTGTTAGAGGCGGTCCGGAAACTGGACCGCATCACCGAGGCGCACATCGTCGCGGGGGAGTTCGACGTCATCGCGGAGGCCGACGCCGACGAGGTGTACGACGTACTCCACGCCGCCTCGTCGGACATCTCGGGGATGGACGGGGCCGCCGACACCAAGACGTACATGGCGCTCGACTGAGCGCCAGCATCGATTCTTCGGACCCGCTGTCAGTGGTCGATTTCCTGCACGTCGTGGTCGGCGAGGAACGAGTCCAGCCACGCCTTCTGCTCGCTGAGTTTCGGCGGGAGGTCCTCGTACACCCGGTCGAACACGTCGTGGGGGTCGCCGGGGTCGGCCGACTCCGCGGTCTCGACGGCCTCGTCGAGTTGCGCGTCCACCTCGTCCTCGACTTCCGCGACGAACTCGTCGTCAAGTACGTCCTGCTCGCGGAGGTACTCCTCGTAGCGTTCGAGGGGGTCGGCGGTCCGCCAGTCGGGCAACTCGCGGGCCGCCTCCTCGTACTGACTCGGGTCGTCGCTGGTGGTGTGGGCACCCTGCCGGTAGGTCAGGCTCTCGACCAACACGGGGTCGCCGTCGCGCGCCGAGTCGAGCGCCTCGGCGACCGTCTCTCGGACCGCCAGCGGGTCGTTGCCGTCCACCTGCACGCCCTCGAACCCGTAGGCGTCGGCCTTCTGAGCGATGGTGTCCGAGGCGGTCTGGCGCTCGCGGGGGAGACTGATGGCCCACTCGTTGTTCTCGCAGAAGAAGACGGTCGGCGCGTCGAAGACGCCCGCGAAGTTCAGGCCCTCGTGGAAGTCGCCCTCGCTGGTCGCGCCGTCGCCGAAGTAACAGAGGACGGCCGAATCGTCGTCGCCAGCGCCATCGTCGCGTGCGCCGTCTCCCTTGACGCGCTTCTCGTAGTTCATCGCCATGCCGACGCCCGCGGCGTGGGGAATCTGGGTGGCGATGGGGACCGCCTGCGGGAAGTTTGGCACGTCGTGACCCGAGTGAAACTCGGGCATGCCCCGCCGGAACAGCAGGATGTCGCTCATCGGCACGTCGCGCGCTATCTGCATCGCGTTCGACCGGTAGGTCGGGAACAACCAGTCGTCGTCGGCCATCGCCAGCGCGGCCCCGACCTGCGAACCCTCCTGTCCGCGGTAGGGCGGCCAACTGCTCATCCAACCCCTGCGCTGGAGCGCCAGCGCTCGCTCGTCGAACGCCCGCGCCCGCACCAGTTCGCGGTAGGTCGCTCGCGCGTCGTCGGCGGAGAACGGCGTCTCCGAGAGGTCGCGTTCACCGATGATACGGTTCATGCGCCGCGGTTTGACCGCCCGTCGCATAGTGGTTGCGGAACGAACGAGTCGGGTGCGAACTCGGGTCGTGCGCCCGGCGAACTCGGGGTCGAAAACCCCCGCCGCAACGACCTTATCGGTCGCCGGTGACACGCGAGGACATGAGCGTCATCGCGGAGTTGTCCGTCCCCGTCGAGGAGTTTCCCCTCGGCCGGGCGCTCGCGGCGACGCCCGACATGGAGATAGAACTCGACAGAATCGTCCCGACGGGCGACGGTGTCCTGCCCTTCTTCTGGGTCTGGGGCGACGACGTGGAGACGTTCGTCTCGGAGTTGGCTGACGAGAGCGGCATCGACGAGGTCGCAATGCTGGACCGGGTGAGCGACGGCGCACTCGTGCGCGCGACGTGGACCGACGAACCGGGAATCGTCGAAGCCATCGTCGAGTCCGAGGCGACGCTGCTGGAGGTGGCCCGCCGCGACGAGGTCTGGAAGTTTCAACTCCGGTCGTCCGACCGGGAGTCGGTCGCGGGCATTCAGCGATACGCCGCCGACAACGACATCGACCTCCGACTCGACTGGATTCACACGCTCACGGAGGTCGAAGCGGGCGACCAGTACGGCCTGACCGGCCAGCAGCGCCGGACCATCGTCGCCGCCTTCGCGGCGGGGTACTTCGACGAACCCCGCGGGACGACGCTCGAAGAACTCTCGGAGGAGTTCGACATCTCCCCGCGGGCGGTCGCGAAGCGAATGCGTCGGGGCCTTCGGAATCTCGTCGCGGCGACGCTCGTCGGCGAGGAGTAGCCCCCATTTAAAGACGTTCAGAAACGAACCAGATAGGGTACCTCCCCGGAGTCCTACCTTCAGGTAGCGAATCCTCCCGGAGAGACGTACTCCGCGAGACCGAGTTATTCATGAGCGAGAACCAATCAGCGGCACGTCGCGGGACGGTACTGAGTTACGAAGTGAACGAAGACGAACGGACGAGCGAGGGAGTCGTCGCGGCCGTGGCGGCGGCCGCCGACGCCGACCCGGTGCAGATGGACCCGCTGGCGGCGACCATCGACCCGGACGCGCTGGACGCGCTGTTCGCGAGCCACCACGACGGGACGCCTCGGAACGCCGGGCGCGCCCAGTTCTCCTTCTTCGGGTACGAGGTCGTCGTGAGCGGCGAGGGGTGCGTTACGGTACTCGACCCGACCTCGTAGCCGAACTCCTCTGTCGGCCGCCCGGTCGCCGGTTCCCCAACGGTTATCGCCTCTCCGACGCACGTCTCGGACATGACCGCGGCGGCAGACTACATCTTCACGAACGCGGAACTCCACACGCTCGGCGACCCCGACGAGGTCGCCGAGGCGGTGGCGGTTCGGGACG
Encoded proteins:
- a CDS encoding Lrp/AsnC family transcriptional regulator; amino-acid sequence: MVTAYVMVKANTGEADRLKNSILDLDGVVDAHIVAGDVDIIAKLDVDSPADVKGIAANGIQSIEGVEGTQTYIAMD
- a CDS encoding TrkA family potassium uptake protein, whose product is MRFVIIGSGRVGLRTARVLREEGHEVTLVERDANKVERARNDDFEVVEGDGGREETLNRADLESADAVGALTGDLNVNFAACMVAKHYGCRTVLRIDEDYREDIYRKFASDVDEVVYPERLGAIGAKNALLGGNIRAIADIAHNLQVVELTITDDSPVEGYSISELSIPADSRILAFGKADEPMGIPLPDDSLAAGDRVAVLADFDVLEDVRRILVGDASRASAQAMRGGS
- a CDS encoding Lrp/AsnC ligand binding domain-containing protein; this encodes MVHAFIMVKTAAGRSEDVLEAVRKLDRITEAHIVAGEFDVIAEADADEVYDVLHAASSDISGMDGAADTKTYMALD
- a CDS encoding thiamine pyrophosphate-dependent enzyme is translated as MNRIIGERDLSETPFSADDARATYRELVRARAFDERALALQRRGWMSSWPPYRGQEGSQVGAALAMADDDWLFPTYRSNAMQIARDVPMSDILLFRRGMPEFHSGHDVPNFPQAVPIATQIPHAAGVGMAMNYEKRVKGDGARDDGAGDDDSAVLCYFGDGATSEGDFHEGLNFAGVFDAPTVFFCENNEWAISLPRERQTASDTIAQKADAYGFEGVQVDGNDPLAVRETVAEALDSARDGDPVLVESLTYRQGAHTTSDDPSQYEEAARELPDWRTADPLERYEEYLREQDVLDDEFVAEVEDEVDAQLDEAVETAESADPGDPHDVFDRVYEDLPPKLSEQKAWLDSFLADHDVQEIDH
- a CDS encoding bacterio-opsin activator domain-containing protein; this encodes MSVIAELSVPVEEFPLGRALAATPDMEIELDRIVPTGDGVLPFFWVWGDDVETFVSELADESGIDEVAMLDRVSDGALVRATWTDEPGIVEAIVESEATLLEVARRDEVWKFQLRSSDRESVAGIQRYAADNDIDLRLDWIHTLTEVEAGDQYGLTGQQRRTIVAAFAAGYFDEPRGTTLEELSEEFDISPRAVAKRMRRGLRNLVAATLVGEE
- a CDS encoding HalOD1 output domain-containing protein, with translation MSENQSAARRGTVLSYEVNEDERTSEGVVAAVAAAADADPVQMDPLAATIDPDALDALFASHHDGTPRNAGRAQFSFFGYEVVVSGEGCVTVLDPTS